In Macadamia integrifolia cultivar HAES 741 chromosome 13, SCU_Mint_v3, whole genome shotgun sequence, one DNA window encodes the following:
- the LOC122059218 gene encoding uncharacterized protein LOC122059218 encodes MYQNFRSKFPGVLLRKYFWSTVVVSTTFLFEKAMSNIKSINKDAYDWLNNVKAEMWFRHAFEFLCKSDHVTDNVVECFNQWIAPFRSKPVLLVVDEIRKLLMEIIYKRYQEGCTYTGIVTPRIKKLLDLIQTQSRGCMVQAAGVYEFEVTDTEGRHVVDLKKQTCCCKEWEGSGLPCKHAAACIVSKRENLENYCHEYYSIRTYLAAYEGIIHPLPGLQEISEEHRIGIIQPPPIKRLSGRPHSLRKKETDEVSPGKKKKDQELPIVADATKKVTTREDVQDLQ; translated from the coding sequence ATGTACCAAAATTTTAGAAGCAAGTTTCCAGGTGTGCTACTTAGAAAGTATTTTTGGTCAACAGTTGTGGTTTCCACTACATTCTTGTTTGAAAAGGCAATGtcaaatataaaatcaattaaCAAGGATGCATATGATTGGTTGAACAATGTTAAAGCTGAGATGTGGTTTCGACATGCATTTGAATTTTTGTGCAAAAGCGACCATGTCACCGACAATGTGGTTGAATGTTTTAATCAATGGATTGCACCTTTTAGGAGCAAGCCTGTCCTACTCGTAGTTGATGAGATACGAAAGTTGTTGATGGAGATAATATATAAGAGATATCAGGAGGGTTGCACATACACTGGGATTGTCACACCGAGAATAAAGAAATTGCTGGATTTGATCCAAACACAATCAAGAGGATGTATGGTCCAAGCTGCTGGGGTATATGAGTTTGAGGTCACAGATACTGAAGGAAGGCATGTGGTCGATTTGAAAAAACAAACTTGTTGTTGTAAAGAATGGGAAGGTTCTGGATTACCATGTAAGCATGCAGCAGCATGCATTGTTAGTAAGAGAGAAAACTTGGAGAATTACTGCCATGAGTACTATAGCATAAGAACATATTTGGCAGCTTATGAGGGTATTATCCATCCTTTACCTGGACTTCAAGAGATAAGTGAAGAACACAGAATTGGCATTATACAACCTCCACCAATCAAAAGACTTTCAGGAAGACCACATTCTCTTAGGAAGAAGGAAACTGATGAAGTCTCAcctggtaagaaaaaaaaagatcaagagtTGCCAATTGTAGCAGATGCAACCAAGAAGGTCACAACAAGAGAAGATGTACAAGACCTCCAGTGA